The following proteins are encoded in a genomic region of Macadamia integrifolia cultivar HAES 741 unplaced genomic scaffold, SCU_Mint_v3 scaffold_110A, whole genome shotgun sequence:
- the LOC122070799 gene encoding probable polyol transporter 6 produces the protein MAAMEGEGEKEHPKLNKYTLGCAIVASLISIIFGYDTGVMSGANIFIKEDLKLNDTQIEILAGILNLCALIGSALAGKTSDVIGRRYTIVVASLIFMVGAILMGYSPNFAVLMTGRCTAGIGVGFALMIAPVYSTEISSSAHRGALSSLPELCISLGILLGYISNYGFSKLPLRIGWRMMLGVAAIPSIGLALGILKLPESPRWLVMQGRLKDAKEVLLVVSDTKGEAQSRFIDIKAAAGIDENCTENVVNPPNQTATGAGVWKELFIRPTPAVRRILLAACGIHFFQHLTGIEAVVLYSPRIFKKAGIVDKQKLLLATVGVGITKAIFILTATCFLDRFGRRRMMLISVSGVTTALAVLGFCLTMVDHSKKELFWALCLSIISTYIYVAFFSIGLGPITWVYTSEIFPLRLRAQGASIGVAINRAMNAAVSMSFISIYQAITIGGAFFMFAGFAFFAGLFFYFFLPETKGKALEEIEMLFTRNSEAKHRTTEVSV, from the coding sequence ACACGGGTGTCATGAGTGGAGCTAACATCTTCATAAAAGAAGATCTGAAACTGAACGATACCCAGATCGAAATCCTTGCAGGGATCCTAAACTTATGTGCTCTAATAGGTTCAGCCCTTGCTGGGAAAACCTCAGATGTGATAGGTCGACGTTACACAATCGTTGTAGCCTCTCTCATCTTCATGGTAGGTGCAATCCTAATGGGCTACTCCCCTAACTTCGCAGTCCTCATGACCGGCCGTTGCACCGCCGGTATCGGTGTCGGTTTCGCTCTCATGATTGCCCCGGTGTATTCAACCGAGATATCATCCTCTGCACACCGAGGAGCCCTTTCTTCTCTCCCAGAGCTTTGCATTAGTCTTGGCATCTTACTAGGTTACATCTCTAATTACGGCTTTTCGAAATTGCCATTGAGGATTGGGTGGCGTATGATGCTCGGCGTCGCCGCCATTCCATCGATCGGATTAGCATTGGGAATCCTTAAATTGCCGGAATCTCCAAGGTGGTTGGTAATGCAAGGCCGTCTTAAGGATGCTAAGGAGGTGTTATTAGTGGTTTCTGATACAAAAGGAGAAGCACAATCTAGGTTTATCGACATTAAGGCAGCCGCCGGGATCGACGAGAACTGTACTGAAAATGTAGTGAATCCACCTAACCAGACAGCCACCGGTGCCGGTGTCTGGAAAGAACTATTCATTAGGCCAACACCGGCGGTTCGCCGGATATTACTAGCTGCTTGTGGGATCCATTTCTTCCAGCACCTTACAGGTATTGAAGCTGTGGTTTTGTATAGTCCAAGAATCTTCAAGAAAGCTGGGATTGTGGATAAGCAGAAGCTCTTGCTTGCAACAGTTGGGGTTGGGATTACAAAGGCAATCTTCATCTTAACTGCTACTTGCTTCCTAGACAGGTTTGGAAGGAGAAGAATGATGTTGATTAGTGTTAGTGGAGTAACCACAGCACTAGCAgtattagggttttgtttgACCATGGTGGATCATTCCAAAAAGGAGCTCTTTTGGGCTCTTTGTTTAAGTATTAtttctacatatatatatgtggcTTTCTTCTCAATTGGGCTTGGACCAATCACATGGGTTTATACATCTGAGATATTCCCATTGAGACTTAGGGCTCAAGGAGCTAGCATTGGTGTAGCTATTAATAGAGCTATGAATGCTGCAGTTTCTATGAGCTTTATATCAATCTATCAAGCTATAACTATTGGTGGAGCTTTCTTTATGTTTGCTGGTTTTGCATTTTTCGCTGGATTGTTCTTTTACTTCTTTCTTCCTGAGACTAAGGGAAAGGCTTTGGAAGAGATTGAAATGTTGTTTACCAGAAATTCTGAAGCTAAACATAGAACTACAGAAGTGAGTGTGTAG